A stretch of Pseudomonas taetrolens DNA encodes these proteins:
- a CDS encoding dermonecrotic toxin domain-containing protein encodes MNDHDLPYYFAEAFEPRPHPSAREMARGFDEPVRAWLHTVRSTTAQARLNHQRPMQVEKVVLTFTDQPAIELASAFLMTAPLPPCSVLYTPAFGLEYFSSRGEVEQRLTARLGAPVLRDELMALVDCAQRKAVTTWADPQFSYALINGDVFMEVAATVEANQHRNLQTLHAELLQLPTLPLLLDQVLQVELESLALGWDRSTTRLITYRAENTLDGMGQPTSLNRQIASQTLAQAVLMYFRRQHWPAEHTYQVIDPGHGEAPYHASALENQQWLDVISALGRNLPNRLQAQLERYWNTVSEPGLTRMDVFARILKDGYQAGLFKGLESAEISPEDYQWLKPLNEGLSLQVEKLRLSSEQKPFMELAGYLMLNNPRRPGSPLFLYQPCASIRAFGSAAGLHSHLLSPLNTASVPEPLINALALKERQVMVAYHSPDILSIPVPGPMMLSVMQTIADKQAHNLNHVMNLYRTLPQVFDLAAVIDSVLDVRHLIDPALLTFDTQGRWSTHLNLQSLEAHPPRPDMPTPLSPEEALEQQIPLLEGLRHSCQHEMHICPALYAVAQSALNDALRDARLTSLNAGEIVLNQYSSPPSSNESRPPLLSQDLVDHFIERFNGFAAPLSAPEHWGAYSRRVEGISQMIPELGWRALNALIDTALTGFSTFFFHQHRDFYTRLMPFLSNTQQAALRNELIIKARNYPQIQRKQDVLLRALDNPVQALRKGLNGFIPQVFGMSVVLPGNPAPLELQHAFLITEHGGLDPEHSGCALFWTPVAGLELATSLSLALNCLNDRLAIPHLHEMFQGLQSYPDRLTPWQHDSGSSDIPPRIQLRLIEANFIEAFNHAQIASLTREIQHAVAQPLPAHQTQDWVKYSQTHQRFNLYLEHTLNLARNAQLLLSAPHWLATAPEQHLLTYAGWVEQHHQQTPESHDFLNGNLPDLAAFAHVRLVAQIEADHPGHGLDLEHYSVDVQPHSEEPTTLPPASKYSLTDLMLSHGSYLENHNLTLTSTHTGPVPEWLTVDYLKQLHRRLDIGRNFQTIMRPRFEPHRAGDEERCRLFSQHAPWQLLGQAMSLHLQGQLSSTALNLVEQLMEMPDHLARTPVNGHKAVLREVHLRHMPNATPTRLEGLHWIQREHAHQGPWVLLTLINDVFHLNEYAHGEAFLTALRHSNSLQSLVLERLPEPARALYSVGHFLTAQLGSAMGGALYTGNVLKKLYRDTCHVVLNLLGHQHSSFGQTAWHIAKSMFSAAERLGSVLLLGKQRLPLIAWQLLPQLLKAAKLAWQGEWKSSMSECAQILLQLALAKISPVVPATQTAPVPAALTLASSGATLHDGTSPETLGLWHNRLQLTPAQEHRLRSYEVKHLELSSLNHNAATGLYADPLTQKQYAPVTGKIFQVEQQGQRWRIVGAHEKGPFLVKDAQQQWQLDLKGYLRGGGAILGKSGENPQASLLIRTAYKIEATGMKKIQQLYPAKAAIIQNAHERALDYLANSQISLWRSEPNVFTHPRNSEFFKKIFGDNNITSALRHRLLTSMSILRSDLLSEAMSPIDSERYVVGTLREGRTNSYGFVYPKEQPMKIYLTDLYFNPPLGRLIRVTREPFEVLANAQALTLIHEQTHISLNTIDIAYVDAILPLYDLIETHTENGRRIYSNLYDGQTKGLTTLTPVQQLFKVWDSESSLWVDPEPSAAAGIIRLTATHNLETARDLFIHNDSIRLKVILNNADSMTLVVAILNRKLEILPAQPVLPVEPPEILVG; translated from the coding sequence ATGAACGATCACGACTTACCCTATTATTTTGCTGAGGCATTTGAACCCCGGCCCCATCCCAGCGCCCGCGAAATGGCGCGAGGGTTCGATGAACCCGTGAGAGCATGGCTCCACACGGTGCGCTCCACCACAGCCCAGGCGCGCTTGAATCACCAGCGGCCGATGCAGGTTGAAAAGGTTGTACTGACATTCACCGATCAACCCGCGATTGAACTGGCGAGCGCGTTTCTCATGACCGCCCCGCTCCCGCCTTGCTCCGTGCTGTACACCCCTGCTTTCGGGCTTGAATATTTTTCAAGCCGGGGCGAAGTTGAACAGCGACTGACTGCACGCCTTGGCGCACCGGTGCTCCGCGACGAACTGATGGCACTTGTGGATTGCGCACAGCGCAAGGCTGTCACGACGTGGGCCGACCCGCAGTTTTCATATGCGCTCATTAATGGCGATGTGTTCATGGAGGTTGCGGCCACGGTTGAGGCCAACCAGCACCGCAACCTGCAGACCCTCCATGCCGAACTGCTCCAGCTGCCCACGTTGCCCCTCTTGCTGGATCAGGTGCTCCAGGTCGAGCTGGAGTCCCTGGCTCTGGGCTGGGACAGGTCCACGACCCGGCTCATTACTTATCGCGCCGAGAATACCCTTGACGGGATGGGCCAGCCCACGAGCCTGAACCGGCAGATCGCTTCGCAAACGCTGGCGCAGGCCGTATTGATGTACTTTCGGCGTCAGCACTGGCCAGCGGAACATACCTATCAGGTGATCGATCCCGGCCATGGCGAAGCGCCTTATCACGCCAGCGCCCTGGAAAATCAGCAATGGCTGGATGTGATCTCGGCGCTGGGGAGAAACCTGCCCAACCGCTTGCAGGCACAGCTGGAGCGTTACTGGAACACGGTGTCGGAGCCGGGCCTGACCCGAATGGACGTCTTTGCCCGGATACTCAAGGACGGCTACCAGGCTGGGTTATTCAAAGGGCTGGAGTCTGCAGAGATATCCCCGGAGGACTATCAGTGGCTTAAACCCCTCAACGAAGGCCTGTCCCTGCAAGTGGAGAAACTCCGGTTAAGCAGCGAGCAAAAGCCGTTCATGGAACTGGCCGGGTATTTGATGCTCAACAACCCCCGGCGTCCCGGCAGCCCCCTCTTTCTGTATCAGCCCTGCGCCAGCATCAGGGCGTTCGGCTCCGCTGCCGGTTTGCACAGTCACTTGCTGAGCCCGCTGAACACGGCGTCTGTTCCGGAACCGCTGATCAACGCTTTGGCCTTAAAGGAACGCCAGGTCATGGTTGCTTACCATTCCCCAGACATCCTCAGCATTCCCGTTCCGGGGCCGATGATGCTCAGCGTCATGCAGACCATCGCCGACAAGCAGGCGCATAACCTGAACCACGTGATGAATCTGTACCGCACTCTCCCGCAGGTCTTCGACCTGGCGGCCGTAATCGACTCGGTGCTGGATGTGCGCCATCTGATCGACCCGGCGCTGTTAACTTTCGATACTCAAGGGCGCTGGAGCACTCATCTGAACCTGCAGTCCCTGGAAGCGCACCCTCCCCGGCCTGACATGCCGACGCCGCTTTCGCCCGAAGAAGCACTGGAGCAGCAAATACCGTTGCTCGAAGGGCTGCGCCATTCCTGCCAGCACGAAATGCACATCTGCCCCGCGCTGTACGCCGTGGCTCAATCGGCCTTGAACGATGCCTTGCGCGATGCCCGGCTAACTTCATTGAACGCTGGCGAAATTGTCCTGAACCAGTACAGCTCACCGCCCTCGAGCAACGAATCGCGCCCGCCATTGTTGTCACAAGACCTGGTCGATCACTTTATCGAACGTTTCAACGGCTTTGCCGCGCCCCTGTCAGCGCCGGAACACTGGGGCGCTTACAGCCGTCGCGTCGAAGGCATCAGCCAGATGATTCCCGAACTCGGCTGGCGTGCCCTCAATGCATTGATCGACACCGCACTTACCGGATTCTCGACGTTTTTCTTTCATCAGCACCGGGATTTCTATACCCGCCTGATGCCCTTCCTCAGCAACACGCAGCAAGCAGCCTTGCGCAATGAACTGATCATCAAGGCACGTAACTACCCTCAGATACAGCGCAAGCAAGACGTCTTGCTGCGGGCCCTCGATAACCCTGTACAAGCACTGCGCAAAGGCTTGAACGGATTTATTCCGCAAGTCTTCGGCATGTCCGTGGTGCTGCCCGGAAACCCCGCACCGCTCGAACTGCAGCATGCGTTCCTGATCACTGAGCATGGCGGTCTGGACCCTGAGCACTCAGGTTGTGCCCTATTCTGGACCCCGGTGGCTGGCCTGGAGCTCGCCACTAGCCTGAGCCTGGCGCTCAACTGCCTGAACGACCGGCTGGCAATCCCCCATTTGCATGAAATGTTCCAGGGCCTGCAAAGCTACCCTGATCGTCTGACGCCGTGGCAACACGACTCAGGCAGTTCGGACATCCCGCCCCGCATACAACTACGGCTGATCGAGGCAAATTTCATCGAGGCCTTCAACCACGCCCAAATCGCCTCGTTGACCCGGGAAATACAGCATGCTGTCGCCCAACCCTTACCCGCTCACCAGACCCAGGACTGGGTCAAGTACAGCCAGACCCATCAGCGCTTCAACCTGTATCTGGAGCACACGCTGAACCTCGCACGCAACGCACAGCTTCTGCTGTCTGCACCCCATTGGCTGGCGACTGCACCCGAGCAGCACCTGCTGACGTATGCCGGGTGGGTTGAGCAACATCACCAGCAAACTCCGGAGAGTCACGACTTTCTCAATGGCAACCTGCCCGACCTGGCGGCTTTCGCCCACGTCCGACTGGTGGCCCAGATAGAAGCGGACCACCCCGGGCACGGCCTCGACCTTGAGCATTACAGTGTTGACGTGCAGCCTCACTCCGAGGAACCGACCACCCTACCCCCTGCAAGCAAGTACTCACTGACCGATTTGATGCTGAGCCATGGCAGCTACCTGGAAAACCATAACCTCACCCTGACGTCGACCCACACAGGTCCAGTGCCTGAGTGGCTGACCGTCGACTACCTGAAACAGCTCCACAGGCGGCTCGACATCGGCCGTAATTTCCAGACCATCATGCGCCCCCGTTTTGAGCCTCATCGGGCCGGCGACGAGGAACGCTGCCGATTGTTCAGCCAGCACGCGCCATGGCAACTTCTCGGCCAGGCCATGTCCCTTCACTTGCAAGGCCAACTGTCCTCGACCGCGTTGAACCTGGTCGAGCAACTGATGGAAATGCCCGATCACCTGGCGCGCACGCCGGTCAACGGGCACAAGGCGGTGCTGCGTGAAGTTCACCTGCGGCACATGCCAAACGCAACACCGACCAGGCTGGAAGGCCTGCACTGGATACAGCGCGAGCACGCGCACCAGGGTCCCTGGGTGCTGCTGACACTGATCAATGACGTGTTCCACCTCAATGAATACGCCCACGGTGAAGCTTTTCTCACGGCGCTGCGTCACTCAAACAGCCTGCAATCACTGGTACTTGAGCGCTTGCCAGAGCCTGCCCGGGCCCTGTACTCGGTTGGGCACTTCTTGACGGCGCAGCTTGGCTCCGCGATGGGCGGGGCGTTATACACGGGCAATGTGCTGAAAAAACTCTATCGCGACACCTGCCATGTGGTGCTGAACCTGCTTGGCCATCAGCACAGCTCCTTTGGACAAACCGCCTGGCACATTGCCAAATCCATGTTTAGCGCCGCAGAACGGTTGGGCTCGGTCTTGTTGCTCGGCAAGCAACGCCTGCCGCTGATCGCCTGGCAACTCCTGCCGCAACTGCTCAAGGCCGCCAAACTGGCCTGGCAAGGCGAATGGAAAAGCTCAATGAGCGAGTGCGCCCAAATCCTTCTGCAACTGGCTCTGGCCAAAATATCCCCCGTTGTTCCAGCGACACAGACAGCACCGGTTCCCGCCGCGCTCACCCTCGCCAGCTCCGGGGCTACCCTGCACGACGGAACGTCGCCCGAGACCCTTGGCTTGTGGCACAACCGCTTGCAACTGACGCCCGCCCAGGAGCACCGGTTGCGCAGCTACGAAGTCAAACACCTGGAATTGAGCAGCCTGAACCACAATGCCGCAACCGGGTTGTATGCCGATCCCCTGACACAAAAACAATACGCTCCGGTCACCGGCAAGATTTTCCAGGTCGAACAACAGGGTCAACGTTGGCGCATCGTGGGTGCACACGAAAAAGGGCCCTTTCTGGTTAAAGATGCTCAACAACAGTGGCAACTGGACCTAAAAGGCTATTTGCGGGGCGGCGGTGCAATCCTCGGCAAATCAGGGGAGAACCCGCAAGCCAGTCTCCTGATCCGCACCGCTTATAAAATCGAAGCGACAGGGATGAAAAAAATCCAACAGCTTTACCCTGCCAAAGCGGCCATTATCCAAAACGCCCACGAGCGGGCGCTGGACTATTTGGCCAACAGCCAGATCAGCTTGTGGCGGTCAGAGCCTAATGTATTCACCCATCCCAGAAACAGTGAGTTCTTCAAGAAGATCTTCGGCGATAACAACATTACTTCGGCGCTCAGACACAGGCTGTTAACTTCAATGTCTATCTTGCGCTCAGACCTGCTGAGCGAAGCCATGTCGCCAATCGACTCCGAACGTTATGTGGTGGGTACGCTAAGGGAAGGGAGAACAAACTCGTATGGTTTTGTCTACCCAAAAGAACAGCCGATGAAAATTTACCTGACCGATTTATATTTTAATCCGCCCCTTGGAAGACTCATACGGGTTACCCGGGAACCCTTTGAGGTTCTGGCGAATGCACAAGCCCTTACCCTGATTCACGAGCAGACACACATCAGTCTCAATACGATCGACATTGCCTATGTAGATGCCATTCTGCCGCTGTACGACCTGATCGAAACCCATACCGAAAATGGACGCAGGATTTACAGCAACCTCTATGACGGCCAGACCAAGGGCTTGACCACACTGACCCCGGTGCAGCAGCTGTTCAAGGTATGGGACTCAGAGAGTTCCCTGTGGGTGGACCCTGAACCTTCAGCGGCGGCAGGTATTATCCGCTTGACGGCAACCCACAACCTTGAAACTGCCAGGGATCTCTTTATCCATAACGACAGCATTCGACTAAAGGTCATTTTGAACAATGCCGACTCAATGACCCTGGTTGTCGCCATTCTCAATCGCAAGCTGGAAATCCTGCCGGCTCAACCGGTTCTCCCGGTTGAACCGCCGGAAATACTCGTGGGTTGA
- a CDS encoding YqaA family protein: MFELSSYLGLFLAAFGAASILPMQSEAVLVAMLLSDRYVAATLLTVATLGNVLGSALNWLLGRSLERFRHKRWFPVSTDKLEKAQRFYLRYGRWSLLLSWVPIIGDPLTVIAGVMREPLWRFLLIVTLAKGMRYLLLATVTLGWT; the protein is encoded by the coding sequence GTGTTTGAACTCTCCAGTTACTTAGGGCTGTTTCTCGCGGCCTTCGGCGCCGCCTCAATACTGCCGATGCAGTCTGAAGCGGTGCTGGTGGCAATGCTGCTGTCGGATCGTTACGTCGCGGCCACCCTGCTGACGGTGGCGACCCTGGGCAATGTGCTGGGCTCGGCCCTCAACTGGCTGCTGGGGCGTTCGCTTGAACGATTCCGGCACAAACGCTGGTTTCCGGTCAGTACAGACAAACTCGAAAAAGCCCAGCGTTTCTATCTGCGCTACGGGCGCTGGTCACTGCTGTTGAGCTGGGTACCCATCATTGGTGACCCGCTGACCGTCATCGCCGGTGTCATGCGTGAACCGCTGTGGCGTTTTTTGCTGATCGTGACGCTGGCCAAGGGTATGCGCTATCTGCTGCTGGCCACGGTCACACTGGGCTGGACATAG
- a CDS encoding M24 family metallopeptidase, giving the protein MQMPKTIQIKNGEKVTPTFSAQEYANRQARLRAYMAQNNIDAAVFTSYHNINYYSDFLYCSFGRNYALVVTQDKAVTISANIDGGQPWRRTVGTENIVYTDWQRDNFFVAIQQALPAAGRVGIEYDHLNLLNRDKLASRYPQAELVDIAAPCMRMRMIKSAEEHAIIRHGARIADIGGAAIIEALRDQVPEYEVALHATQAMVREIARTFPDAELMDTWTWFQSGLNTDGAHNPVTSRKVNKGDILSLNCFPMIAGYYTALERTLFLDHCSDEHLRLWEVNVKVHEAGLKLIKPGMRCSDIALQLNEIFLEHDLLQYRTFGYGHSFGTLSHYYGREAGLELREDIDTVLEPGMVVSIEPMIMIPEGRPGAGGYREHDILIVNEHGGENITKFPYGPQHNIIKQ; this is encoded by the coding sequence ATGCAAATGCCGAAAACCATCCAGATCAAGAACGGTGAAAAGGTCACTCCAACGTTCTCGGCCCAGGAGTACGCCAATCGCCAGGCCAGGCTGCGAGCTTATATGGCGCAGAACAATATCGACGCGGCGGTGTTTACCTCGTACCACAACATCAACTACTACAGCGATTTCCTGTATTGCTCCTTTGGCCGCAATTACGCGCTGGTCGTGACCCAGGACAAGGCCGTGACCATCAGCGCCAACATTGACGGTGGCCAACCTTGGCGCCGGACGGTGGGCACCGAAAACATTGTGTACACCGACTGGCAGCGCGATAACTTTTTTGTAGCGATTCAACAGGCGCTGCCTGCTGCCGGACGTGTCGGTATCGAGTATGACCACCTCAACCTGCTCAATCGCGACAAGCTGGCCAGCCGCTATCCGCAGGCCGAACTGGTGGACATAGCCGCCCCGTGCATGCGCATGCGCATGATCAAGTCGGCTGAAGAACACGCCATCATCCGTCACGGCGCACGCATTGCCGACATTGGCGGTGCAGCGATCATCGAAGCCCTGCGCGACCAGGTGCCCGAGTATGAAGTTGCGCTGCATGCGACCCAGGCGATGGTGCGTGAAATTGCCCGCACTTTCCCGGACGCCGAGCTGATGGATACCTGGACCTGGTTTCAATCGGGGCTCAATACCGACGGCGCACACAACCCGGTGACCAGCCGCAAGGTGAACAAGGGCGATATTCTGAGCCTCAACTGCTTCCCGATGATTGCCGGTTATTACACCGCGCTGGAACGTACGCTGTTTCTGGACCATTGCTCCGACGAGCATCTGCGGCTCTGGGAAGTCAACGTCAAGGTGCATGAAGCCGGACTCAAACTGATCAAGCCAGGCATGCGCTGCTCGGATATTGCACTGCAACTCAACGAGATCTTCCTGGAGCACGACCTGCTGCAATACCGCACGTTTGGCTATGGTCACTCGTTCGGTACCCTGAGCCATTACTATGGCCGCGAAGCCGGGCTCGAATTGCGCGAAGACATCGACACCGTGCTGGAGCCCGGCATGGTGGTTTCCATCGAGCCAATGATCATGATTCCCGAAGGGCGGCCGGGAGCGGGCGGTTACCGTGAACACGATATTCTGATCGTCAACGAACACGGCGGCGAGAACATCACTAAATTCCCGTATGGCCCGCAGCACAACATTATCAAGCAGTAA